In Lycium ferocissimum isolate CSIRO_LF1 chromosome 3, AGI_CSIRO_Lferr_CH_V1, whole genome shotgun sequence, the genomic window GATCTTGAGCAGCTCTCCACTGCATCTCCGCAGCAGCAGCTGCAAGGGCATCAAGTAAATTAGAAACTAGGAAGTGTACAAAGCTCCATCAAGATCACAGACATAATACTCAAAGTTCAATTTCAAAAATAACTATCAGATCTATCAATCCGTGCACAAGAGGAAGCAGTGCATGCTTACGGTTCAAAGGCAATcgtgttttcttcttcttttttttctttcctgaAAACATGAAGGAACAAAAAGTAGATCAGAACACCTTCCTATCCAAGGGATATAAGAAACCAAAGTATCTCCTCCAGGCTGCTCGGTAAGAAAAACCAATGACTTACGAAGCCGAAAAGGTAAATGAGAGAGCACCATTACCTGCCTCCCCAACTACAGCCTTTTGTTGAACTTCTTCATCAGCCAATGGAGCACTTCCCTGGGACGCATGTTCTTTAACACTAACCGACTCGCGTGTGGCTTCAGAAACATCTGCAACCTTCGAAGTCCTCCCTCTATCCAACATTTGCTGTGGAGCACTGCCATTCTTACCCTCTCCAGCACTCTCCTGGGGTTTAGAATTCTCCTCCTTATGAGGAGGAGGTGGTGGTGGTAACAGCTCTCCCTTTGAAGCTGCAGATTGTGCAGGAGAGGGAATCTTAGGTGGGGGATTGCGTGCTGACTCCATATCTGGAACACGTAACAGCAAAGGCAATACCTgagtcttttaaaaaaaaaatcaaacagaTAATGGACTCTAACTAGAAAACAGCTCAGAGAGATAAAACCAGTACTAACCTTGGACTTGAAGAACACTACCACCATGCTCTGCACTGCTATTATTTGATTCCAGTATTCTATTAATAGTATCCCTCAAAGTCTTGTTGGGCAACAGGTCATCAGCAAGTATATTTGTGGCCCCACAGACGCACACCGACTTCGAGATGATATAATCCCTTATGCCTGAGGATCACCCATTCACCCTTACCATCAgttcaaaattcaagaatacAGGGCACACTAAAATTGAATAGtaaacaccttaattcaccATAGAAGCAACAACACTACACTCATATTAAACAGCAAACTCCTTATGTTTAAGGCAAAAACTCTTTAAACAACAATAAGTTCAAATTAAACAGCAAGCTCCTTACATTTATCGCAGAAACTCGTAAAACAACACTTGCTTGTTAGCACTGCATCTTTCATTACTTCTTTACATAAGGGACAATGAAGCTCTGGTGGAAGATCACCAACGGATCGTATAGAAGGCAtcccttcaacttctctttcaaaagCAGCCCTGCAACAAGTGCGCCAGTCATATGCATTCTTGTTACAAGCAAACattcaacaataccaacataaCAATAAATCTTACTCATTGGGTTTTAAAACTGCATTAGCACCACTTGGTAAAGAATATGAACCATCTGGGGTTGCCATTAACATGGACTTCGGAATGCCAGTTGGAGGTTTCACTTTCCTAATGTCAAAATTGGGGTCACCATTTGTTGGGCAGTGCTGAATGAAATGCCCTGTAATGATTTATGTCACAATTGGATCACAATGACTCAGAATTAACACATTGACTATGCTATTCACAGATTTGTTAGACAATGACCACCAGGtagatgaaaaataagaaacataCCAGGCACCTTACAACGATGGCATATATAGCCCGGCGGTGGTGTTTTCCGTTCCAATCCACCACCCCAACCTGAAAGAGTAGCGTCCAATTTGAGAAcacaaacaagaaaataaaacagcTAACAACTTCAATTACAATCAGTAATTCATCTAACCAGTAGGAACgtgaaaatttaataaatacttAAAAGCATCTCGATAATTATTCAACCGACACGGCAACTCAAAGAAACTTAACCATAAGATCTTAAAATTTTCAACCTACAATTGACTTGTTcagtctcttttttttttttttttttttttttgaaactggtgactttgaaacttcatagaagaatgaaatgaagGCATGTGGGACTGAGACGGGCTACATTTGCTTTGGATCGAGGCATAGTTATTGTAATGACATGACGGCATGGAAAGACCATGTCAAGTTAGCAAACACATAAGTAAACAATGTCTTTCAACCCGACAAGGATAGGAAGATTCATAGTAGATTAACAGGACAATTGAGAGCAAATTACCAAAACCACGCCCGCCACGTCCACCCATCATTCTTCCACCTGGACCTCGTCCATAACCTCTACCAGCACCAAAGCCATCAGAGGGTTGACTGCATTAACTTAAAGATCATCAGAatcattttcaaaccaacatcattgCATATTATATCAGAAAATACGTAACAGCTAATGCAATAGTCAGGCTCCTCAGTGTgcatgaaaatttaaaaagaagaaaaagaagctcTCCCACCTCTGCCAATCTAAGGCTGGAGTGTCAATTAAAGCTTTGATCTTACTCTCCTCATCAGCTTTACTTGGAGGAGGAGCATCCTGCACTTGGTTGCTTGACGGAACTGGCGTTGCTTCAGGAATAGCGTACAAATCATTTCCAAATTCATCCCAATCGAGATCGTCATTCTACATAATGGACATAAATATGTGAGTATGCTTAAGACCACCAGTTGTCATGACTATAAACACCAAACTCTCCTAAGGCATAGTGCTATGAACGCTTACATATTTGGTGGCAGATGACTCCCCCCCCACAAAACTACTCTTTACTGTTTGAGCCTCCTCAGATTGGTATTCTACTTGAGGCCTGCAGAAAAGACATCTTGGTCATATTCAAAATAGCTATTACGGCACACCCCAAAAGACGAAGGCAGTACAAGGACCTATGATTGAAACCACTTCCCActcggggggaggggggaggaaAAACAAACACTGTACTCCATATTCAACAAAATGCAAATGACAGCATTTGCATTATCATCTATTCTCCCCTATACCCTGTCCACTTTCAAACACCTTCCACGCAGTGCAAAGGCCTGCCCCTCCACCTTCCTACAACCTTCCAAGgcaaaggaaaaaaacaaagaaaaaggatCTCCAGATTTAGTAAACAACCCCCAACACCCCACCACCAACTCCAGAAACAGAGAAACCTGCACGCAATTCTTTTCTACGGAATAAGCAATGTAACCAATCCAGGTCAACTGTCTTTTTTCCACAGATTTTGAATTCTTAAATATAAAGTAGTATTTTTATTCATAAATCTAAGTAATAGATGAGAGTCAAAAGGATCAAGACAATACTCGTCTGCTTCTGTTACAGGTGCAGTTACTATGGGCATGCGAGGTCGTCCAGGAACGCGACGAATCAAAACACTAGTATTTTTGGGGATCAATGTGTCCTCATCAAGATATTCTGAAATTGCAAAAAGAGAAGACAAAGCACATAAAGTCCTGTAGAGTTCACAATACATATGAATGGAAATACAAGTTATGCAGTAAATTCCAAATGGCATGATCCACCATTCATGCCCCTTAatcccaaaacaaaaaaaaaaaaacaaaaaaaaaaaattgtcaagcACTATAGTTCCTCACAGAGGATCAACTAGACCCTGAGATTTGCTATGTGACAGCAACCTTGAGTGAAATAGGCTCCTTTCATAATATCTTTTGCCTTGGCTAACACTGGTAAGATTAAATACTTTCTGCCGGGTAGTTCAATACATAGTTGTATCGGTTAAGTTCCTCAAAGGCTACTGAGGAATAACCAAGTTTAAGGTAAAATGCCATACAGGACAACAAACATTAAAGGATAGACCACTCTCCCTTTAAATCAAAAATAAACCTTGTCCTATAAATATGTAAAACAAACCCATTAAGATGAGAtgacacaaattatatttcaccCAAGAGAACGAAATTTGCAATGAGCAAAGGTTCTTGAGAGCTTATGCATCATCTTTCTCACTTAGGAGGCATAATCAGTACAACAAATAAATTAATATCAATGCGATCATCTATTTTCTTGATAAAAGCCACTTCATTTTTCGTTCTTTAGAAAATGCTTCGAATATAAATAGCAGATTTGGCTAGTCGAAATACTTCTAAAAAAAGACAGCctggtgcacaaagcatcccgcaTTAGCAGGGTCCGAGAAAGGGCCGCACCCaggggtgtgatgtagacagCCTGCTTTCAAAAGAGACAACTTTACCGTTGCTCCAAGGCTCCCCATATATTGATAGCAGAGAGTTGATTATAAAACTGCCAAAATAACTCTCCGAAAACCACTTCTAGTCATATTTTAAAGAACAATGCCTGAGTTACTCAACACCCCAAAGTCAATGTCACACAATAACTTGCGCAATACTACTAAAAATGCAACTACGAATGCACGAAAATGACTGATTTCGATTTAAAAGCTAAACCAACCTTCGTTAGTCTGGGCGTTGGTGACAACGAGGTCAAAATCTGTACCCCTGCCTAGATGCTTGGATTcgaatattttttctttcaagttcCCAACAGTAATAAAGTGACCATCAATTGGAATAGCATCATAATCTTTAGCActtttaaacttaaaataaacTGACATAACTCagttttttccttaaaattccttttttttcctcaaacaaatcaataacaacaacaacaacaaataggCCGATCAAATAATCACAATAGGCCCGCCTGAATATTGaactaaaagaaaaattgatataataaagtacaaaaataattaaaagaagctcttttttttttttttctatctcaCAACTAAAATCAATCCAAACCAAATTCCTTCAACAGATCAGTTGAACATCCAAAGCTTCACTCTAAGGGCTTTTTAGTCAATTCACTGCCACGTCACTCCTTCAACTGGGCCGATCTCGGGTCGGATCTATCAAAATAGCACAAAAATCAGCTGCTTTGGTACGCCTGAATCAAATCACTGCCACGTCATCACTTGAAGTTGATGATTCATTCAATCCTGTAAATCTTAGGGTTTTAAAACCTCAATTCTTcagattgaattgaattgaatccaATTAGCGAAAACCGAACCGCTAATTCTTCTGAAAACTTGTCAATTCATCTTCGTGAACGATGAATTTTGAAGAGAATTGAACGGAAAAGTGAAGAGAAAGCTAAGGCAGGAACTCCGAACTAGGGTTTCTCCAAGGAAGAGAGACGAAGCTGATTGATTGTCGGGGATCAATTTGGGGGAAAAGTTCCAGATTTTATACAATTCAGTTAAAGACCTCTCTACAGATTAGTCCTTTTAGTTTTAGTATTTTCAAATTAGGCCCTAAACTTTTGGTTCATTGCAGATTTTACGTGTGACGCAAGCAAACCAGCTTTTTATGGACAAGAGATGataaaggaaataggaaattTTCATTCAAAACAACTGCCAAATCAATTTACTTTCAAGGaagattttaaatttatgatcCAAATGTCTTTTAGATAtttattataaatcatttcataaagttaaattattttcaaatgtaaaaatgtgatattctttttgggacagaataaaaagaaaagtgtgtcacataaattggagcAGAAAGAGtaatatattataattaaataaattaataaagtaaaaaatataaactaattaatcattattaaataatagaaaCTTTATACTCCCAAGTTTTATATTGTTCGGAATGTTATTAGGTACTGGTAAACTTTTACCTCTATATACAAAGAAGTTAATTGACTGTCAGGGTGAATTTAGGGAAGAATTCCAAATTTTATATAATTcaataagggaaaagggtcaaatttatcCTCGTACTTTGAACTAAGGGGCAAATTTACCCCTAATACTTTCAACTTTTTACCCCTATCTCTGCCCCTACCGTTATCAAACTTTGCAAAAACACCCCCTGACTTGCCGTACGCTGACCTACCGCCGCTCTGTGCGCTTGTCATGTTAGACACAGGCGGGCAGTAAAGATGccatttggaaaatatttttttaaaatataatttttttttaaataaaaaaaactgattttttgaagaaataaaaaaaaagtatttgtataattcttttttaaaaagtatgttTTGTACAAGGACCTATCAACATTTTGTGAGGTACTCACAATCTTTAGCCCAAGGGACCTATCATCATTTTATCTTCTCTATACCATGATTTTTCTGTACAAATTTActatattttcttcatttttatagtagaatgaattaaaatgtaggggaaaaatttaatgcctaataactaaatatttgataaataattgaatTCCCTATGAGCAGATATTGAATTTTCTGAAGGATacagtacatatatatatatacatattaaggagaaatatttacgaaacgtggcgatagttttctatttcttaaaacataaaattacaaatcctataaaaaaacatacttttttaaaaagaattatacaaatacttttttttattttttaaaaaaatatatttttatttctttaaaaaaatcaattttttttttaaattttccatgtgGCATCGACACTAAGCAGCCACCCGGGCAAACAAGAAGGCCGTTTAGCCGGAGATATCTTTGCAAAGTTTGATAACGGTAGGGGTATGGTGAAAAGTTTAAAGTATTAGGGGTAAATTTGCCCCTTGGTTCAAAGTACatgggtaaatttgacccttttcccattcAATAAAGACCCCTCTCGGGAAaaataaaagtactttttaaattaattgaccaTACAAATTACTTTtcaccaaaagtactttttcgaaaaacacttttgaaaaaaaaaagattttaaaagttTGACCAAACAGGGGGTAAATTTCACGATTGGTCACTtaactattattatttttccaccaaagtcatttaagtatgttttctaacacaaaagtcacataaTTATCACTTTTTCCACCGAAGTCATTTAATCGTGTTtttaacacaaaagtcacataaCTATCACTTCTTTTTaccaaagtcacttaactatattttctaacacaaaagtcacaccTACTGAAAAATTCAACTTCCGATgggtaatatttttatatttttttttatttttaatccaATAGATACACACCCAATTAAAAAGAATCGActcaatccaaaattcataTGCAGATATTAAAACTCCAAAAGGgtgaataaatttgaaaaaaaattatcagaaGTATATTACTTCCAATGCAAATAATAATACCTATTACTCCGTATAATTCAATTTTCTACTATCCAACATGTAACACTTTTCGATAAATATTGGAGAAAAAGGCCAATAAAATAAGAGCCCCTAGAGAGAAGGATTGTATATTTGATAAAGGATTGgttttgtttctttaatatttaatatttgcATGAGTTTTGGAAGGGGTTGATTCTTTTTAATTGAGTTTGTATCCattagattaaaaataaaaataaaaatattacccATCATAAGTTCAATTTTTCCGTAGGCGCGACTTTTGTGTTAGTAAGCTAAACGTTTTGTGACTTTTTGTTAGAAAATATAGTTAAgtgattttggtaaaaaaaaaaagtgatatttaTGTGACtttttgtgttagaaaatatagttaagtgactttagtgaaaaaaagtgatagttatgTGACTTATGTTcgtaaaatatgatttttggtgaaaaaaagtgatactGAAGTGACCATTCATAAAGGAAAAATTAACTCAATCAACAACCCATTTAACATTTAAACTCAATATAaacatattttgtttttatcaaCCCATTATAACCACCTTCCACATGATTTTAACTTTTATTAGCCAGTCAAATCACAATTTTTTAGGGGTTTAGGATATGTACAGAATCTAATTATATCATTATCCCTTTAAACAaggacacacacacacacacacacacacacacatatatatatatatatatatatatatatatatatatatatatatctttacgTATATCTCTCCATCTCACAGCTTTTCTCAATCGGTGAAATTTTACTCCAGACTTTTTTTGTTCGATTTTCTCTGGTCAAGAAGGCTTCTCACAAGAGTACAAAGACATGCAGAGAAAGGAGAATAAACCTATCCCTTTGGATGCTAGGGATGGCAATTTTGTGTTGGACTTTGAGGATTACACTGTTAATCCGAAATATGCAGCTCCAATATCAGCTGTGAAGGTGTGTTCGACTTCAGTTGATCGAAGGACCAGTTCGAAAACGTGCGTTGGAGTAGCGGGGGGTCTAAAAACTACTGGAAAATtgaagcttaaaaaaaaaaaggtgttaGCTTCTGCAAAAAATAAGTGACGAAATATTAATGACAATGATCGGGATGATGTTAATCTGGTTGCGCAAACAAAAAAGACAAGGACGGATaagggaaaaaaacaaaaatgccTTAGCGCGACTGACTTATACATCAGATATTCAGTCTTTCTATACATTTTAAACATAAATTATACCAAAAAGTGATTTATACCCCAAATATTCAGTTTTCATATCCATTTTAAACATCAAATATACCAAGAAAGCACCtattatgataaaaaaaaaaaaatacagtcTTTTTATCCAATTTACACATCATTTATGCCAAAAGGTGATTTATACACCATATATCCAGTCTTGTTATCCAATTTACACATCATTTATACCAAAACGTGATTTATACACCATATATTCAGTCTTCATATCCATTTTACACATCAAATATACCAAGAAAGTACCTGttatgataaaataaaattacaatcTTTTTATCCAATTTACACATCATTTATATCAAAACGTGATTTATACACCATATATCCGGTCTCTATAAGTAACGCTTTGCATTCCGTTGGTATCGCCCACAAATACGTTCCAGTATGCACAACCACTATATTCTGCGTCGGGTATCTATTCTGAAGTTTTAGCAGATAAGTGACAAAAAGGATATTTTAATACTACTATTTAAGggctattttattttattttaaacatGCTTCTGGGCTACCAAAAGTAATCAGCACTAATGGGCTGCTATGAACGTTTTTTTCCCTTCATAAAATTTACCCCCTAAACAGGCTACGGTTATTCTCAAAATATCCAAGAAAAAAGAACATTTTatttcaagcaaaaaaaaaaaaaaaaaaaaaaaaacctgtcATCTTGAGCCGATCGGACCTGAGCCGCTAGCTTTTGGTACTTTCCTTTGAAATATCAGAAAAAACAGTTAAACTTGCTGCCACGTTTATTattacaggaaaaaaaaaacaactccaATTGAAGATCAGTCATAACGAAGACCTGAAAATGGGAAATTCTCAGTCGAATTCCACGAATCCACGATTTGCTTTAGCTAAGAGGCACTTTCTCTATAACACACTACACAAATAGTTACACAGTTGAATTTGTATTTGATCAATTTAAACTCAAAACAACATATGATATTGTTTTTTGTAGAGCATTCACTGAGAAGAAACTAGAAGACCTGAAATCGTTGTTCGATTCCTTAGCTGCACAATCTCAGAGCAATGGACAATACATTTCTAATTCCGTTTTCAAGGTACTTCTTGTCAATTTTATGTATCTTTCttgtcaatatatatattttttaaatgaaatcaagaattgggtatttatgcatatataggtGTATATTGGAGTTGAAGGGCCGTTGGGTGATAGAATGTTTGATTTGGTTACCCAGAAACGTAAGGATCAAAAACTTACATTTGAAGACCTTGTCATTGCTAAagtgagtattttttttttttttttgtctcaatAAAGTTTTCTCATTTGTTGATGGTATACAGaggtcttactttcctttttggtctgtcccaaaaagagtgtctcCTTCTATACTTAGTAACTTGGACAATTCCAGCATTCTACATGACAAATTTAACACCACAACATTTAAAGGACTACTACACATGTTAATTTAAGACCTGAAGATTCAAAagtatccctttttttttaaactccatGCTCAATTAAACTAAGATGCTTAAGttaggatggagggagtatctgTTTTTCTTATAGCTTTTCCAGCTATATAACTTAAACTGCAATTTATCTGGGTTAGTATCTGAATTCACTCCATCCATAGTATTGTATGTTGATGAATTATTCAAGTTGCACCCATGCTATTGAACCATGTCTATAAAGAAGGACAACCTGGCGCACTCAGGGGCGGATGCAGCCCTATAGTAACGGATTCATCTGAACCTAGTACTTTTGAAGTGTTGTATAAATTTGTGTGTAAAAATTTACCATGATTGCAATAATTAGGAGGTCTGAACCCATAATTTTAAAACTTTACTAATAGATTCAATGCTAAGAACCTAAAAGGTTGAACACAGAGTTTAGATTCCCTCTATGGGCTGGGTCTAATGGAGGACCAAACCATAGTAGGTTTTTTGTATGCAGACTTGCTTGCATTTATGCAAGACACTGGTTCCACGGCTTAATCTTGTCCGTCTTTCTTTGAAAtgctttttcttgagccgagggtctatcggaaacaacctctctacctcccaaggtaggagtaaggtctgcgtacactttaccctccctaGATCCCACTTTtgggattacactaggtatgttgttgttgtactgtTTCCACGGCTTAAACCTACGGCCAATGTTATAAAAAACCATTTTCTTCACCTATCAATGACTTTTCAAGTACGAGCTCAAGAGTATCATAAGATCCACCTTCTTTGTTTTAACATCTCATAGTTGTTGAAATAATAGTCGAGCAATCTTCATCAGGAGCTCCAACTGCAGTCCCTATACTTAGGGTAGTAATGACTGAGACATGATTTACTTACTTTAGTAGGACTCACTGCACAAGCTTAACAGCTGAGCTAGGACCTAGCTTAATGGGATGAAGAGATGCTTTAACAGAAGACTTAAGACTTGACCATGTGTCCGTCATACCCCTAAAACAATTATAATACACCTGTACAGTGTTATCTTTTTACTCCTAAAATTTGAGGTCTCTCTAGAAACTCATGCCTTCTCCTTATGTGCCATTTCAAGTTTCCTACCAGCATATAGATGTTCTCCTTCTAGACAGCCagagtacaacaacaacatacctagtgtagtCCAACAAGTGGGGTccggggagggtaggatgtacgcagaccttacccctacctttgtgagATACAGAGGCTGTTTCCACAGTGAAGAACACAATTGCAGAAAACGGTGTTATATTTGTAAACTGTAATTCATTCAGATAATCGTTACCCTTTACTCGCATAAAGGTGGACATGTATCTCTCTACCTGTGAAGTTTCTATTGCGAGTAATAAATGGAAAATATGAACTCATGATGTATGtttccacttttttattttattttattgcagGGAACGTATGAGAAAGGGACAAATAATGATATTGAAGAGTTTATTTATCAGTTGTTAGATGTCTTTGATGATGGCGTTGTTGGAAGGTACCACAATAAGCCTTGATATATTTAAGGGCTACATATAGTGTGATCCCCCCAGATTTAGTTTTTCACATGTAACTATGTTCTACTTTCAAAATGTGTCAATTACCTCTCTCGGTTCATGGGTTAAAATTAAAAGTCCAAACAAACTATTTAATGGAATTGGCAATTTCACCAGCTCAATCTTTATACCTACGAAAACAACCCAGCAGAGGTTCTTACTGTAGGTTGGTTGAAGGGCATAGAGGTCTGTCGGGCATATGAGGGGNNNNNNNNNNNNNNNNNNNNNNNNNNNNNNNNNNNNNNNNNNNNNNNNNNNNNNNNNNNNNNNNNNNNNNNNNNNNNNNNNNNNNNNNNNNNNNNNNNNNCGGGTTTTAAAATGGagatttttttcaatttgataAGGTAGGGGTAGGGTGAAAAGTTTAAAGTATTAGGGATAAATTTGCCCATTGGTTCAAAGTACGgcggtaaatttgacccttttcccattcAATAAAGACCCCTCTCGGGAAAAATAAAAGTGCTTTAAATTAATTGACCATACAAATTACTTTtcaccaaaagtactttttcgaaaagcacttttgaaaaaaaataaactttagaAGTTTGACCAAACAGGGGTTAAATTTCATGAATGGTCACTtaactattatttttttcaccaaagtcaTTTAAGTATGTTtcctaacacaaaagtcacataaTTATCACTTTTTTCACCAAAGTCATTTAACTATGTTTTTTAACACAAAAGTTACGTAACTATCACTTCTTTTTaccaaagtcacttaactatgttttctaacacaaaagttaCAAAATTCACATGATTAAAAATTAGTCccggaaccaaaataacccccgAAAAAAGTATGAACCAAAATACCTgggaaaaaaagagaacaaaatcGGCTAAACGCGTAAAATGTCGTTAAAGTTTGTGGAGACGGACCGTTAAGTGCTTTTCAACGATTTTCGTGCGTTATTgatgagtcttttttttttttttttttgtttgtttatttcttttctttcttttcttttcgcACTTTTTACATCTTTAGTCAATCAATCATGCTTGAGACTCcaaaatttgaatattttagatagaaccctatttatttttgtgcaattaataaggtaggctcgaCACATCAAGGATCACAAAACTTCTTGTcgtttagtggttgaaaagtgttcgaagtccatttttgtttgaagacttgttgtcattagctttaagttatttatgttttaggatttcgtgttatttttatattaatgcgtaactttattttgacaatttcacaaataaataaattaacaataaataaaaaattaataatccataatcaattaacaaaatattaattcataatcaattatttcgtgtaatatttttttttttttttttttttttgcgttataCCCTTCAACACCCAACAAAttggagtccgcaacttaaataacTCCAAAAGTGGGTTTGGGTACCAAAATAATCGATTAACGAATAACGAACAATAAGCTAATTCCTGAATAATGAATAATAAACTAAATCCCGAATAATGAACGATAATCTAAATCCTGAATAACAAACGATAAGCTAAATCCTTAGTTTTGGATTGAACATCATTAACATAATTTCCAAaaaggattagttagttaacataattttttgacgaaggattagttagttaatataaaattttgttCGTTATTACTTTAACTATATGAGTTAAGTAAATTATAATCAACAATACAATATCATGGATTATTCAAAATGACTAACTAAAACCTCCTTAACTTATCCTAGTTAAGTAAGTTCTAATTAGATATAAAATTTTagttaatttcaagaataatgaataatttagtATTTACAAATACGACACCTCCATGGATCTCcgttaattatttgttaattatggcattgttaatatttgttaattatgtcattgttaatatatttatttaaaattgtttttcccatgttaattacttgtttatcccatgttaatcgttaaataaattagttcatttttTACTAATAATATCTTCTCAGGGCCCGCCGAGGTTTGATCCCTGGTGGATGagataaaaaaaagtcaaaagccAAAGGCTTTACCACCAAGCCAAGTTGGTTAAAGTGACAATGTAGacactttttattattttgtatgttca contains:
- the LOC132049427 gene encoding E3 ubiquitin ligase PQT3-like isoform X3, whose translation is MSVYFKFKSAKDYDAIPIDGHFITVGNLKEKIFESKHLGRGTDFDLVVTNAQTNEEYLDEDTLIPKNTSVLIRRVPGRPRMPIVTAPVTEADEPQVEYQSEEAQTVKSSFVGGESSATKYNDDLDWDEFGNDLYAIPEATPVPSSNQVQDAPPPSKADEESKIKALIDTPALDWQSQPSDGFGAGRGYGRGPGGRMMGGRGGRGFGWGGGLERKTPPPGYICHRCKVPGHFIQHCPTNGDPNFDIRKVKPPTGIPKSMLMATPDGSYSLPSGANAVLKPNEAAFEREVEGMPSIRSVGDLPPELHCPLCKEVMKDAVLTSKCCFTSFCDKCIRDYIISKSVCVCGATNILADDLLPNKTLRDTINRILESNNSSAEHGGSVLQVQDMESARNPPPKIPSPAQSAASKGELLPPPPPPHKEENSKPQESAGEGKNGSAPQQMLDRGRTSKVADVSEATRESVSVKEHASQGSAPLADEEVQQKAVVGEAGKKKKKKKTRLPLNPAAAEMQWRAAQDLANENYMMSMGPSAYNPYWTGMQPGLDGFGGPYPGAMPYNPYGPGPLDVPFMPPVVPHDPFGGQGFMMPFGPPMQRDLAADFGMGFNAGPPIMSREEFEARKADLRRKREIDRRGESREFPKDREHAREVGSAADGPSLKPKSKAIPPPSSSSRPRQPERPSPDLDHHRRRERPSPDHDRHRRPERPSLDLDHHRRPERPSPDLDHHRRPERASPDLDYHRRPERLSPDRRSRDPELPRPSSKRKHEDYDDHHHEDRHRHDHHEDRHHRDHSHRSSSIHHRSESSASAKPSSTGPSEPLLAVSSKSADKKKASVFSRISFPAEESAAASKKRKVSSSSEVPISSSASHRGATSNGYHEEYRAATGSRKSAAASVDYESSDDDRHFKRRPSRLR
- the LOC132049427 gene encoding E3 ubiquitin ligase PQT3-like isoform X2 — encoded protein: MSVYFKFKSAKDYDAIPIDGHFITVGNLKEKIFESKHLGRGTDFDLVVTNAQTNEEYLDEDTLIPKNTSVLIRRVPGRPRMPIVTAPVTEADEPQVEYQSEEAQTVKSSFVGGESSATKYNDDLDWDEFGNDLYAIPEATPVPSSNQVQDAPPPSKADEESKIKALIDTPALDWQSQPSDGFGAGRGYGRGPGGRMMGGRGGRGFGWGGGLERKTPPPGYICHRCKVPGHFIQHCPTNGDPNFDIRKVKPPTGIPKSMLMATPDGSYSLPSGANAVLKPNEAAFEREVEGMPSIRSVGDLPPELHCPLCKEVMKDAVLTSKCCFTSFCDKCIRDYIISKSVCVCGATNILADDLLPNKTLRDTINRILESNNSSAEHGGSVLQVQDMESARNPPPKIPSPAQSAASKGELLPPPPPPHKEENSKPQESAGEGKNGSAPQQMLDRGRTSKVADVSEATRESVSVKEHASQGSAPLADEEVQQKAVVGEAGKKKKKKKTRLPLNPAAAEMQWRAAQDLANENYMMSMGPSAYNPYWTGMQPGLDGFGGPYPGAMPYNPYGPGPLDVPFMPPVVPHDPFGGQGFMMPFGPPMQRDLAADFGMGFNAGPPIMSREEFEARKADLRRKREIDRRGEREFPKDREHAREVGSAADGPSLKPKSKAIPPPSSSSRPRQPERPSPDLDHHRRRERPSPDHDRHRRPERPSLDLDHHRRPERPSPDLDHHRRPERASPDLDYHRRPERLSPDRRSRDPELPRPSSKRKHEDYDDHHHEDRHRHDHHEDRHHRDHSHRSSSIHHRSESSASAKPSSTGPSEPLLAVSSKSADKKKASVFSRISFPAEESAAASKKRKVSSSSEVPISSSASHRGATSNGYHEEYRAATGSRKSAAASVDYESSDDDRHFKRRPSRYEPSPPSAAVEWEEEERDRPPPRHSKGSRERGLR